The sequence below is a genomic window from Alligator mississippiensis isolate rAllMis1 chromosome 16, rAllMis1, whole genome shotgun sequence.
GAGTCTTGTTCAGCAGCTTCAGTCAAAGGAGGGGTCCATGAAAGTAGTGGGGATTCAGTCTTTACTGTGGCCTGAGTCTCGAGCCCCGGCTCACTATGTGCAAAATGCCAATCCTAACTGTTTCACGCATTCTCTGCAGTGCAGGCTCTGCCTCCCGGAGCTCTTCAGTGGGGCGTGCAGCTGGTGGGCGCACTGCAATTCCTTCCTTGGCCCCCCACGAGGTTTGGGCTGAGGATGTGCTGCGCTGTGCCAGAGGGAGGTTGTCAGCCCCCTTGCAAGTTGCTGCATCAGGCGTGTCCACAGATGCTTCTGAACTCTCTTCTGCAGCAGGCCGCGTTGCCTCTTCGCAGACTGGGATGGCTTCAGTTGCCTGGGCAGACTCCTGGCCGACTTGACGAGCAAGCAGGGCTTCAGTAGGACAGCACGGAGTCTCTTGCACAGCCTGCATAGCAGCGGGGGCTTCGGACTGGTTTGTGTCTTGGTCATTTTTCTCACTGGGCTGGGCTTCACTTTCCTGCACAGTCTGCAGATCAGGCTGGACATTAGCAGGGTGTTTCTGTGTCTCCTGCATCACCTGTGGAACAGCATCAGCCTGTGTTGCTGGCTTGTCTTCTGCCACGGTCTGTGcagcctggctctcccctgtGGTTTGTGCAGTCAGGGCCCGAGTCTCTTGGCAAGCTGGTTCAGCCTCCTTAGTTGCTTCTGTGGCCTGCACAGTAGAGGGGATCTCAACAGTCCTTTGCATGTTATCATCCTGGAGAGCAGACTCTCCAGCAGGAGTCATCTCTACAGTACGCTCAACCTCAGCTTCTTGCTTGCTCTCCACAGCAGAAAGGGCCCCAGATTCTCCTATAGGCTCCATTGCAGGTTGCATCTCTGAGGGCACATGCACTTCGGCCTCTATAACGGTGTGTGCAGCAGGCTTTGCTTCAGGAGTTTCCTGCCTGACCTGCATCTCAGGCAGACTTCCCTCTGCGAGATGAGGGGCAGGGTGTTCTTTGCCACTCTCATCTAGACTCTCTCCTTGCTCTTGTGTCATTTGTGGAGCAGGCTGCCCATCTGGCATCATCTGTGCAGTGGCCTCAGTTTCTTGTGGCATCTCAACTGCTGGGGGTacctctgcccctttcctgtGCAGCTCAGTCGAGCAGGTTTCCGCTTTCTCTTCTGGCACTTGTGCAGCAGGCTCTGCGTCCAGTTTGGTCTTGCTTTTACCAGTGCCATGCTCTGTCTGTGCAGCAGGTGGGACCTTGATGGCTTGGGGAGCCTCTTCCATATCCTTGGGAGGAAAGTGGTTCTCTCCAGTCCATGT
It includes:
- the LOC106738388 gene encoding nascent polypeptide-associated complex subunit alpha, muscle-specific form yields the protein MGSTFSKKKGFCTVLRSKMQKTKADQMLPAQTLQDAATWTGENHFPPKDMEEAPQAIKVPPAAQTEHGTGKSKTKLDAEPAAQVPEEKAETCSTELHRKGAEVPPAVEMPQETEATAQMMPDGQPAPQMTQEQGESLDESGKEHPAPHLAEGSLPEMQVRQETPEAKPAAHTVIEAEVHVPSEMQPAMEPIGESGALSAVESKQEAEVERTVEMTPAGESALQDDNMQRTVEIPSTVQATEATKEAEPACQETRALTAQTTGESQAAQTVAEDKPATQADAVPQVMQETQKHPANVQPDLQTVQESEAQPSEKNDQDTNQSEAPAAMQAVQETPCCPTEALLARQVGQESAQATEAIPVCEEATRPAAEESSEASVDTPDAATCKGADNLPLAQRSTSSAQTSWGAKEGIAVRPPAARPTEELREAEPALQRMRETVRIGILHIVSRGSRLRPQ